From a single Oceaniferula flava genomic region:
- a CDS encoding DUF2721 domain-containing protein: MTLVNLPISTPALLFPAVSLLFLSYTNRFLHLSALIRKLHRDWLEHDDQLLLVQISNLRRRLVLIRWMQLLGAVCLFLCVCSMLSVVFGLPTLAVSTFVVALCFMATSLAGLMVEVWISGGALRIMLRSLEEGRNT, encoded by the coding sequence ATGACTTTAGTAAACCTTCCCATCTCGACTCCAGCCTTGCTGTTTCCTGCGGTGAGTCTGCTGTTTCTTTCCTACACCAACCGATTTCTGCATCTCTCGGCACTGATCCGCAAGCTGCACCGAGACTGGTTAGAGCACGACGACCAACTGCTGCTTGTTCAGATTTCCAACCTGAGACGACGTCTGGTGCTGATTCGCTGGATGCAATTGTTGGGGGCTGTCTGCTTGTTCTTGTGTGTATGCTCGATGCTTTCCGTGGTCTTTGGGCTGCCGACACTGGCAGTGAGCACCTTCGTCGTGGCGCTGTGTTTCATGGCCACCTCACTCGCCGGACTGATGGTCGAGGTCTGGATTTCCGGCGGGGCACTGCGCATCATGCTGCGCAGCCTGGAAGAAGGTCGGAACACCTAG
- a CDS encoding efflux RND transporter permease subunit codes for MSPLEKHKFITWFASNPVVANIMMFTILAAGVFTALSVRKEGFPAFAAETVTVTVPIRGGTPEDVERGVAIKIEESLQSVNGIDHVRSVSQDSVATVTIQAKEGYPVTKLLDDVKIQVDAIPSFPEQAENPVITETRRENTVLWVELYGDAPEAVLKETARKVRDELLRQPAISNVETFGGRDYEISIEPSEEKLRLYNLTFTELADAISNNSVDLGGGVVRSERGDISLRSRDQAYYKKDFENIPVRTNADGTRIFVKDVADVRDAFVDQDYLNRFRGKPTTSLKIVTEGTDDILKAVAQARKVVKEYKNLPEGVEIAGWLDGATNIRDRLVLLGKNGGVGVILVLVILMVFLNLRLAFWVAIGIPVSLAGAVTLFPIPGIDMSVNVISAFGFLVVLGIVVDDAIVIGESIYSEKEHQKHPNERESPIRATVRGVSKVVTPATFGVITTIAAFLPLTQVSGRMGNVFGQIATTVIFCLIFSLVESKLVLPSHLAHIDVHKKPRNAISRAWARFQEAVAGGLKWFIERVYSPTINTLIPWRYATFAGFLAVLIVVFSLFPAGQLRFVFFPNIYRDNASVNLELEQGQSVEYLHANTQRIADIARELGARYEEEYGHNPFTEIQISSSSNTSSSIAVEFTRSTTREFLPTEKIIQDWRKAVGNVAGARSLTLTSRAGPPGGDLVINLESENLEELKAAADDLKEVIATYPGVYDILDTFDSGKPEILYSITPAGQAADLNKLDLANNVRDGFYGREAQRVQRGRDEVKVMVRYPLEQRSSLDTLRDMRIRKDDGTTVPFSVVADTHYSESLASIERYDYKRVVAVEASINKAVTSSEEILNRLEAEYFPEMKSHYPAISISQSGEAEQRAKSKKSLLTGFLFSTIFIYILIAIPLKSYIKPLIIMSVIPFGIIGALLGHYLMGIPVSILSVFGILALSGVVVNDSLVLVCRVDDLREEGLSLLDACRRAGADRFRAILLTSLTTFFGLAPLLIETEVQAQFLKPMAASLAFGILFATIITLFLLPLLMIIAKDIKDGVLGFFRA; via the coding sequence ATGTCGCCTTTAGAAAAACACAAGTTTATCACCTGGTTCGCAAGCAACCCGGTGGTGGCCAATATCATGATGTTCACCATCCTCGCTGCGGGGGTGTTCACTGCTCTCTCCGTGCGTAAGGAGGGCTTTCCCGCCTTTGCCGCTGAGACTGTCACGGTAACCGTTCCCATCCGTGGTGGCACGCCCGAGGATGTGGAGCGTGGTGTGGCCATCAAGATCGAGGAGTCGCTGCAGTCGGTGAACGGCATCGACCACGTCCGCTCCGTGAGTCAGGACAGCGTGGCCACCGTCACCATCCAGGCGAAGGAGGGTTACCCGGTGACCAAGCTGCTCGACGATGTCAAAATCCAGGTAGACGCCATTCCCTCCTTCCCGGAGCAGGCGGAGAACCCAGTGATCACGGAGACTCGCAGGGAGAATACCGTGCTCTGGGTGGAGCTCTACGGCGATGCACCGGAAGCGGTGCTCAAAGAAACGGCCCGGAAAGTGAGAGATGAGCTGCTGCGACAGCCGGCGATTTCCAATGTCGAAACCTTCGGCGGCAGGGACTACGAGATTTCCATTGAGCCATCGGAAGAAAAACTCCGCCTCTACAACCTGACCTTCACCGAGCTGGCCGATGCCATCAGTAACAATTCGGTGGACCTCGGCGGCGGTGTGGTGCGCTCCGAGCGTGGCGACATTTCATTGCGCTCGAGAGATCAGGCGTATTACAAAAAGGACTTTGAAAATATCCCAGTGCGCACCAATGCCGATGGCACCCGAATCTTCGTCAAGGATGTGGCGGATGTGCGTGATGCCTTTGTCGATCAGGATTACTTGAACCGTTTTCGTGGTAAACCGACGACCAGTTTGAAAATTGTCACCGAGGGCACCGACGATATTCTCAAGGCCGTCGCGCAGGCTCGCAAGGTGGTGAAAGAATACAAGAATCTGCCCGAGGGGGTGGAGATCGCCGGTTGGCTTGATGGCGCGACCAATATCCGCGACCGTCTTGTCCTGTTAGGAAAGAACGGTGGCGTAGGTGTCATTCTGGTGCTGGTCATTCTGATGGTATTCCTCAACCTGCGTCTCGCATTTTGGGTGGCCATCGGGATCCCTGTTTCTCTCGCCGGCGCGGTGACGCTTTTCCCGATTCCGGGCATCGACATGTCGGTGAACGTGATCTCGGCCTTTGGTTTTCTCGTGGTGTTAGGGATCGTGGTGGATGATGCCATCGTCATTGGTGAGTCGATCTACTCGGAAAAAGAACATCAAAAGCACCCCAACGAGCGCGAGAGCCCGATCCGCGCGACCGTGCGAGGGGTCAGCAAGGTGGTCACTCCGGCGACCTTTGGTGTGATCACCACCATCGCCGCCTTCCTGCCGCTGACGCAGGTCAGTGGGCGAATGGGGAATGTCTTCGGCCAGATTGCCACCACGGTGATCTTCTGCCTGATTTTCTCGCTGGTGGAATCGAAGCTCGTGCTTCCTTCCCACCTGGCGCACATCGATGTGCACAAGAAACCGAGGAACGCGATTTCTCGAGCTTGGGCGCGCTTCCAAGAGGCGGTCGCCGGTGGCCTGAAGTGGTTCATCGAGCGGGTTTACAGCCCGACCATCAACACCCTGATCCCATGGCGCTACGCCACTTTTGCGGGGTTCTTGGCGGTGCTCATCGTGGTGTTCTCCCTATTCCCGGCCGGCCAACTGCGCTTTGTCTTTTTCCCTAACATTTATCGCGACAACGCTTCCGTGAACCTGGAACTGGAGCAGGGGCAATCGGTGGAATACTTGCACGCTAACACCCAGCGCATCGCCGATATCGCTCGAGAGCTTGGTGCCCGCTACGAGGAAGAGTATGGGCACAATCCCTTCACGGAAATTCAGATTTCCTCGAGCTCGAACACCTCAAGCTCGATTGCCGTGGAGTTCACCCGATCGACCACACGTGAGTTCTTGCCCACTGAAAAAATCATTCAGGACTGGCGCAAGGCGGTGGGCAATGTGGCGGGCGCTCGCTCGCTTACCCTGACCTCGCGAGCCGGCCCTCCGGGGGGCGATCTGGTGATTAATCTGGAAAGTGAGAACTTGGAAGAACTCAAGGCCGCGGCGGACGACCTCAAGGAAGTCATCGCCACTTATCCAGGAGTCTACGATATCTTGGATACCTTCGACTCCGGTAAACCTGAGATCCTTTACTCGATCACTCCGGCTGGCCAGGCGGCGGATTTGAACAAACTCGATCTTGCTAACAACGTGCGTGATGGCTTCTACGGGCGCGAAGCTCAGCGGGTGCAACGCGGCCGCGATGAGGTCAAGGTGATGGTGCGCTATCCTCTGGAGCAGCGAAGCTCTCTCGACACTCTGCGCGATATGCGCATCCGCAAAGACGATGGAACCACGGTGCCATTCTCCGTGGTGGCGGACACCCATTACTCGGAGTCGCTGGCGTCCATTGAACGCTACGATTACAAACGGGTGGTGGCTGTGGAGGCATCGATTAATAAAGCGGTGACCTCTTCGGAAGAAATTCTCAACCGTCTGGAAGCCGAGTATTTTCCCGAGATGAAATCCCACTACCCGGCGATCTCCATTAGTCAGAGTGGTGAGGCCGAGCAGCGTGCCAAATCGAAGAAATCGCTGCTCACCGGATTCCTCTTCTCGACGATTTTCATCTACATCCTGATCGCCATTCCGCTGAAGAGCTACATCAAACCTCTGATCATCATGTCGGTGATTCCATTCGGTATTATCGGGGCTCTGTTAGGACACTATCTGATGGGGATCCCGGTTTCCATTCTGTCGGTCTTCGGCATCTTGGCACTGTCCGGTGTGGTGGTGAATGACTCCTTGGTGCTGGTGTGTCGCGTGGATGACCTGCGCGAAGAGGGGCTCAGTCTGTTGGACGCCTGCCGTAGGGCAGGGGCCGACCGTTTCCGTGCGATTCTACTGACCTCGCTGACCACCTTCTTCGGTCTGGCTCCGCTGTTGATTGAAACCGAGGTGCAGGCGCAGTTCTTGAAACCGATGGCTGCTTCGTTGGCCTTTGGCATCTTGTTTGCTACGATCATCACACTCTTCCTGCTGCCGCTGTTGATGATCATTGCGAAGGATATCAAAGATGGCGTGCTGGGCTTCTTCCGGGCCTAG